Within the [Enterobacter] lignolyticus SCF1 genome, the region TTGCCGTCCTGGGTGTAGTTGAGGGTGCTCAGACGATACTGCTCGTCCAGGGTGTAGTCGGTGGCCTGGCCCGGCAGGCCGAGGATCCACTGACGCAGGCTGTTGAGCGGAATCGGCATCCCGGTCAGCTTGCCAATCATCTCCTCGGCGTCGGTGGCGGTGTAGTGCTGGCCCTTATTGTCCACCAGTTCGACGCTGCCCGGCTTCGCATTGAGCTCAAGCTCGGTGCTGCCAAGCGGGTTGGTCAGCAGCAGGCGATACGTGTCCTGGCCGGTCTGCTGCCAGAAGAAGCGAGCATAGACCTTCTGCTGATCGGAGATAAAGGCGAACGCGCCGCGGGTCTGATACTGACTCAGATTGCGCACATCCTGCTGATGCTGACGCCATTGCGGTGAATCCGGACTTTTACCGGGGCCTTTTGGGGCATTGATGGAGCAGGCCGTGAGAACCAGTGCCGCCAGCGGCAGCAGGCGAATCAGTCGTGTCATAAGGGGGCAAATCCTTTCAGATGATTTTTTGTGTATCAGCGAGCAGTTATAACCGTTAATGCTAGCGCCGCACGCTACCAGCGTCTACGTTCAGGTTGTCTTAAATCATGAAATTACCGATTACTCCAAAAGGGGACTGTCTCTTTTATTGACCTTGCGCATCCTGTATGATGCGCTCAGACTAACCTTATCAACGCTGGTACTACTCCCGCACCCATGACGCTATTAGCACTTGGCATCAACCATAAAACAGCTCCGGTCGCGCTGCGAGAACGCGTTACGTTTTCGCCGGACAGCCTCGACCAGGCGCTGGAGAGCTTGCTGGCTCAGCCGATGGTGCAGGGCGGAGTGGTGCTGTCGACGTGTAACCGTACCGAGCTGTACCTGAGCGTGGAAGAGCAGGATAACCTGCACGAGTCGCTCATCCGCTGGCTGTGCGACTATCACCAGCTCAACGAGGACGACCTGCGCCAGAGCCTGTACTGGCACCAGGATAACGACGCCGTCAGCCATCTGATGCGCGTCGCCAGC harbors:
- the lolB gene encoding lipoprotein insertase outer membrane protein LolB, whose amino-acid sequence is MTRLIRLLPLAALVLTACSINAPKGPGKSPDSPQWRQHQQDVRNLSQYQTRGAFAFISDQQKVYARFFWQQTGQDTYRLLLTNPLGSTELELNAKPGSVELVDNKGQHYTATDAEEMIGKLTGMPIPLNSLRQWILGLPGQATDYTLDEQYRLSTLNYTQDGKTWKVVYGGYDSTTKPSLPANMELTEGSERIKLKMDNWIVK